A portion of the Candidatus Ruthia endofausta genome contains these proteins:
- the rnr gene encoding ribonuclease R gives MSDPHYKRESEKYDNPIPSREYILSFFEKKSHTLHELCDLLVIGHHQKRPLTHRLKSMVRDQQLNCDQRGVYHKFSAKSGMMTGTVIANPRGFGFIALGEGVKDLRLSSKQMQLVFHGDRVKARLLNQRGDAQIIKVIKSIETVVGCLHLEKEGAYVVVDDKRIKHNISIPKINKEHLDEQIVIVKITKYPTLESQAVGEIVQILGSYMDEGVEIDSALYRNGIPVDFSPEALVQTDKLPSIVIDSDKKGRIDITKMKLVTIDGEDSRDFDDAVYAQATSKGWKLVVAIADVSHYVKEGSDLDKDAANRGNSVYFPRRVVPMLPEALSNGLCSINPDVERLCMTCEMNIDIHGSLLDYKFYPAVMFSHARLTYTKVSQILEHHDVDFTQQYASVMDNLNALYDLYKALKHARIKRGVMDFNCIESQILFNDNGKIDNIVACSRNDVHKLIEECMLMANQASAKFLNHHNEDFLYRIHPKPTAEKVEVTRQFLTAIGLTLEGGAQPNSKDFAKVLESAKGRDDENIIKTVVLRTMKQAVYTPANEGHFGLAFEDYTHFTSPIRRYPDLLVHRAIKRVLDKKIRKPSKKMLEIGAHLSMTERRADDASRDVEQWLKCEYMRDKVGDTFNGVISGIASFGIFIELTDVFVEGMIAIRDMKEDYYIFDDLHHQLKGEHTGKVYQLGDTIKIQVASVNLDDRQMVFVPAK, from the coding sequence ATGTCAGATCCCCATTATAAAAGAGAGTCAGAGAAATACGACAACCCAATTCCTTCAAGGGAGTATATCCTTAGTTTTTTTGAAAAAAAATCACACACATTACATGAGTTGTGCGATTTATTGGTCATTGGCCATCATCAAAAAAGACCCTTAACGCACCGCCTTAAGTCCATGGTTCGCGACCAACAGCTAAATTGTGATCAGCGTGGCGTGTATCACAAATTTAGTGCAAAAAGCGGGATGATGACTGGTACAGTGATTGCCAATCCAAGAGGCTTTGGTTTTATTGCACTAGGTGAAGGTGTTAAAGATTTAAGACTGTCATCAAAACAAATGCAATTGGTTTTTCATGGCGACCGAGTCAAAGCACGCTTGCTTAACCAGCGCGGTGACGCGCAAATTATTAAAGTTATCAAAAGTATTGAAACTGTAGTAGGGTGCCTACATCTTGAAAAAGAAGGGGCTTATGTTGTGGTTGACGACAAGCGTATTAAGCATAATATTAGCATTCCAAAGATTAATAAAGAACATCTTGATGAACAAATTGTGATTGTTAAAATCACCAAATACCCAACCCTAGAAAGTCAAGCGGTGGGTGAAATTGTCCAAATTTTAGGCAGTTACATGGATGAAGGCGTAGAAATAGATTCTGCCCTTTATCGCAATGGTATTCCAGTTGATTTTTCACCCGAAGCACTCGTGCAAACCGATAAATTACCAAGTATAGTAATCGATAGCGATAAAAAAGGTCGAATTGACATCACTAAAATGAAGTTAGTTACGATTGATGGTGAAGATTCTCGTGATTTTGACGATGCCGTTTACGCGCAAGCCACCAGCAAAGGCTGGAAATTGGTTGTTGCCATTGCTGATGTATCGCACTATGTGAAAGAAGGCTCAGACTTAGACAAAGATGCCGCAAATCGTGGCAATTCGGTATATTTTCCACGCCGTGTTGTGCCAATGCTGCCTGAGGCCTTATCGAACGGCTTATGTTCAATCAATCCTGATGTTGAACGCTTGTGTATGACTTGTGAGATGAATATTGATATTCATGGCAGTTTATTAGATTATAAGTTTTATCCTGCTGTTATGTTTTCACACGCACGATTGACCTACACCAAGGTGAGCCAAATTTTGGAACACCATGATGTCGACTTCACTCAGCAGTACGCATCAGTGATGGATAATTTAAATGCACTGTACGATTTATACAAAGCCCTTAAACACGCCAGAATTAAGCGCGGGGTGATGGATTTTAACTGCATTGAATCACAAATTTTATTTAACGATAATGGCAAAATTGACAACATTGTTGCCTGTTCTCGCAACGATGTCCACAAGTTGATTGAAGAGTGCATGTTAATGGCCAATCAAGCCAGTGCTAAATTTTTAAACCATCATAATGAGGATTTTTTATACCGAATTCATCCCAAACCTACGGCAGAAAAAGTAGAAGTTACTCGCCAGTTTTTAACCGCCATTGGCTTAACGCTTGAAGGTGGTGCGCAACCAAACTCTAAAGACTTTGCCAAAGTGCTTGAAAGTGCCAAAGGCAGAGACGATGAAAACATCATTAAAACCGTTGTTCTACGCACCATGAAACAAGCCGTTTACACCCCTGCCAACGAAGGCCACTTTGGTTTGGCATTTGAAGACTATACCCATTTCACCTCACCCATCAGACGCTATCCTGATCTTTTGGTACATCGCGCCATTAAACGCGTTTTAGACAAAAAGATCAGAAAACCCAGCAAAAAAATGCTTGAAATTGGCGCACACCTATCCATGACCGAGCGCCGAGCAGACGACGCCTCACGCGATGTTGAACAATGGCTAAAATGCGAGTACATGCGTGATAAAGTAGGAGATACCTTTAACGGTGTTATTTCTGGCATTGCTAGTTTTGGTATCTTTATCGAGCTCACCGACGTATTTGTCGAAGGCATGATTGCCATACGTGACATGAAAGAAGACTATTATATTTTTGACGACCTCCATCATCAACTCAAAGGCGAACACACTGGCAAAGTTTATCAACTAGGCGACACCATCAAAATTCAAGTCGCTTCTGTTAATCTTGACGATAGGCAAATGGTGTTTGTGCCAGCTAAATAA
- a CDS encoding ATP phosphoribosyltransferase regulatory subunit, protein MGAWQLPEGIDELTNNQALVFESLRRQLLDLYADKGFGLVIPPMVEHVNSLLLNSDAVDEKTFKLLDPISGKMLGVHADITPQIARIDAKRSSDLVEKYCYINSILKTKADDFYASRSPIQAGAELYGSGEISADIEVIELMLESLKLLSISPIVLSLGNVAIFDALIAQEDISIQTIIQLRAILSHRSTPDLSVFLNNNALKNADLFARLIKLEGESDILSKALTIFSHLDQAKVAIEDLITIEKQLNTKGIKAIFDLSELQVHEYHTGIVFSAYNENYSKALVQGGRYNGIGKSFGKSRAATGFSFDLKFLSQRHF, encoded by the coding sequence ATGGGGGCATGGCAACTACCTGAAGGCATAGATGAACTTACTAACAATCAAGCATTAGTTTTTGAATCTCTGCGCCGTCAGCTTTTGGATTTATACGCTGACAAAGGTTTTGGCTTAGTCATTCCACCTATGGTTGAACATGTCAACTCACTCTTGCTGAATAGTGATGCTGTTGATGAAAAAACCTTTAAATTATTAGACCCTATCAGTGGCAAGATGCTAGGTGTGCATGCCGATATTACTCCACAAATTGCACGTATTGATGCCAAACGTAGCAGTGATTTAGTTGAAAAATATTGCTATATTAATTCAATTCTAAAAACCAAAGCGGATGATTTTTATGCCTCACGCTCCCCCATTCAAGCTGGTGCTGAGTTGTATGGTTCAGGTGAAATTAGCGCTGATATTGAAGTGATTGAGCTAATGCTGGAAAGCTTAAAATTATTATCAATTAGCCCAATCGTGCTAAGCTTGGGCAATGTTGCAATTTTTGATGCACTGATAGCACAAGAAGACATTTCAATACAAACTATCATACAACTGCGAGCAATTCTCTCACATCGTTCAACCCCAGATTTGTCAGTATTTTTAAATAATAATGCGCTTAAAAATGCTGATTTATTTGCTCGTTTGATCAAACTAGAAGGGGAGTCAGATATTTTAAGCAAGGCATTGACAATATTTAGCCATCTTGATCAAGCCAAGGTAGCCATTGAGGATTTAATTACCATTGAGAAACAACTTAATACCAAAGGCATTAAAGCCATTTTTGACCTTAGTGAATTACAAGTTCATGAGTATCACACTGGCATTGTGTTTTCAGCTTATAACGAAAACTACTCCAAAGCATTGGTACAAGGGGGGCGTTATAATGGCATTGGCAAATCTTTTGGCAAATCAAGAGCGGCTACTGGTTTTTCATTTGATTTGAAATTTTTATCTCAACGTCATTTTTAG
- a CDS encoding IclR family transcriptional regulator domain-containing protein translates to MVYGQRKNDLKWFLKNIRDKGYYVSVNEHNISLFTISMLVIADNGHFLGILTLSGPISRFNDIRQKELLSLLTKYVRNIHIPLSYKRRCLFTSKSITPVATDTFKLSAMPCMGILAN, encoded by the coding sequence TTGGTCTATGGTCAGCGTAAAAATGACCTTAAGTGGTTTTTAAAAAATATTCGTGACAAGGGTTATTATGTTTCAGTTAATGAACATAATATTTCTTTGTTTACAATTTCAATGCTAGTTATTGCTGATAATGGTCATTTTCTAGGGATATTAACCCTATCTGGGCCTATTAGTCGTTTTAACGATATAAGACAGAAGGAATTATTATCATTGTTAACCAAATATGTGCGCAATATTCACATACCTTTAAGCTATAAAAGACGTTGTCTATTTACCTCAAAGAGTATCACCCCTGTGGCGACAGACACGTTCAAACTCTCCGCCATGCCTTGCATGGGGATTCTAGCCAATTGA
- the hflC gene encoding protease modulator HflC produces the protein MQKIGLLIISVLFLVLSSALYTVNEIQTVIKLRLGEIVTIEESPGLKFKMPFVNNIVKFDNRIQTLDAPAERFLTGEKKNVIVDSYVKWRIIDAEKFYKSTGGNIARTNNRLTQIIKTGLKSEFSKRTIADVVSGERSEIMSNIVRLAKEDIAQFGIEIIDVRIKRIDLSQEVSNSVYRRMQAERQRVAKEFRSKGAEEAEIIRAAADKERTIILANAYRDSEKIRGEGDAVGANNYAQAYNKNADFYAFYRALESYKKSFSNQNNILVLNPNTKFFRHFNPQIK, from the coding sequence ATGCAAAAAATAGGTTTATTAATAATTTCTGTTTTATTCTTAGTGTTGAGTTCAGCACTTTATACAGTTAACGAAATCCAAACCGTTATTAAATTGCGTTTAGGTGAAATTGTCACTATTGAGGAATCTCCAGGTCTTAAATTCAAAATGCCGTTTGTTAATAACATTGTAAAATTTGACAATCGTATTCAAACTTTAGATGCACCAGCCGAGCGGTTTTTAACAGGTGAGAAGAAAAATGTAATTGTTGATTCTTATGTTAAATGGCGCATTATTGACGCTGAGAAGTTCTACAAATCAACGGGTGGTAATATAGCAAGAACCAATAATCGTCTAACACAGATTATTAAAACCGGTCTTAAGAGTGAATTTTCAAAACGCACGATTGCTGATGTGGTTTCTGGCGAGCGTAGTGAGATTATGTCCAATATTGTCAGACTTGCTAAAGAAGACATTGCTCAATTTGGTATTGAAATTATTGATGTGCGTATTAAACGAATTGATTTGTCACAAGAAGTGTCTAATTCAGTTTATCGTCGTATGCAAGCAGAGCGTCAACGAGTGGCCAAGGAGTTTAGATCCAAAGGCGCAGAAGAGGCTGAAATCATCAGAGCGGCAGCTGACAAAGAGCGTACTATTATTTTGGCAAATGCTTATCGCGATTCTGAGAAAATTCGAGGTGAAGGTGATGCAGTTGGTGCAAATAACTATGCGCAAGCCTATAATAAGAATGCAGATTTTTATGCTTTTTATCGTGCGTTAGAGTCATATAAAAAGTCATTTTCTAATCAAAACAATATTTTAGTACTTAATCCAAATACGAAATTTTTCCGTCACTTCAACCCGCAAATTAAATAA
- a CDS encoding adenylosuccinate synthase has translation MSKNVVIIGTQWGDEGKGKVVDLITDKVASVVRFQGGHNAGHTLVINGKTTVLHLIPSGILRNHVECLIGHGVVLSMSALLKEMTELEAADINVTKRLKISSGCPLILPYHIALDNAREVRRGKAAIGTTGNGIGPAYEDKVARRGLRAGDLLDPSLFALKLKEVMEYHNFSLTHYYNADFVDYQATLDEALSQAKQIKHMIVDVTEQIHQHIANDENILFEGAQGALLDIDQGTYPFVTSSNTTSGGAVTGSGVGVTDIDYVLGIVKAYTTRVGGGPFPTELIYDVVLDKGDEIGKVLGTVGHEFGATTGRQRRCGWLDMVTLRRSFNLNAVTGICLTKLDVMDTLETIKICTAYEVDGVETTTPPFSAEGYAKAKPIYIEMPGWKTSTIGTDSFESLPVKAQNYIRKIEQLANLPVDILSTGPDRTQTLILKHPFE, from the coding sequence ATGTCAAAAAATGTAGTCATTATTGGCACCCAATGGGGTGATGAAGGCAAAGGAAAGGTGGTTGATTTAATCACAGATAAAGTAGCGAGTGTGGTGCGCTTTCAAGGTGGGCATAATGCAGGCCACACCTTGGTAATTAACGGTAAAACAACTGTATTGCACCTTATTCCTTCGGGTATTTTGCGCAACCATGTTGAGTGTTTAATTGGTCATGGCGTAGTATTGTCAATGTCTGCTTTGTTAAAAGAAATGACAGAGTTAGAAGCTGCCGATATTAATGTAACAAAACGCTTAAAAATTAGTTCAGGCTGTCCTTTGATTTTGCCATATCACATTGCCCTTGATAACGCTCGTGAAGTAAGGCGTGGCAAAGCTGCTATTGGCACTACAGGTAATGGTATTGGTCCTGCTTATGAAGACAAGGTTGCTCGTCGTGGCTTACGTGCAGGTGATTTATTAGACCCAAGCCTATTTGCTTTAAAACTTAAAGAAGTCATGGAATACCATAACTTTTCTTTGACTCATTACTATAATGCAGACTTTGTTGATTATCAAGCCACGTTAGATGAAGCCTTATCTCAAGCAAAGCAAATCAAACATATGATTGTTGATGTAACAGAGCAAATTCATCAACACATTGCTAATGATGAAAACATATTATTTGAAGGCGCACAAGGCGCATTATTAGACATTGACCAGGGCACTTACCCATTTGTCACCTCTTCAAACACAACCTCTGGTGGTGCAGTCACTGGCTCAGGTGTTGGTGTAACAGACATTGATTATGTATTGGGCATTGTTAAAGCCTATACAACACGTGTGGGTGGTGGTCCATTCCCAACTGAGTTGATTTATGATGTTGTTCTTGATAAGGGTGATGAAATTGGCAAAGTACTGGGTACGGTTGGCCATGAATTTGGCGCAACCACAGGTCGTCAACGTCGTTGTGGTTGGTTAGATATGGTAACGCTTAGACGTTCATTTAACTTAAATGCAGTAACAGGCATTTGCCTAACCAAACTTGACGTGATGGACACCTTGGAAACAATCAAAATTTGCACAGCTTATGAGGTTGATGGTGTTGAAACAACCACACCCCCATTTTCTGCCGAAGGTTACGCTAAAGCCAAGCCAATCTATATTGAAATGCCCGGTTGGAAAACCTCAACCATTGGCACCGATTCGTTTGAATCATTGCCCGTTAAGGCACAAAACTACATTCGAAAAATTGAACAATTAGCCAATCTTCCAGTAGATATTTTATCCACTGGTCCAGACCGCACACAAACCCTAATTTTAAAACATCCATTCGAGTAA
- a CDS encoding LPS-assembly protein LptD produces the protein MKKQLALYSLFTLLSSTINAESLVLNCQNNALLFPKQILSDKIKDLDVQADYSEVVKGGNYLLKGNVSLNSSAYFLGADEISIDKSSKTSTAIGHVKFQDNELMLTGDKAVVKKQGEVTHTTLNQVKFHYSNSRINGRAQVITNDGTKQVFSSGSYGLCPLGNSDWQMKADKITLNSSTNKGVAEDVTIEFLGVPIFYSPHHEWLLEGRSSGFLAPAFGGYNESDTDKGSNYQVKIPYYFNIAPDCDFLLTLNQLSSRGSVLEGKYRQIITNNNNLDDGRFEIEAHYLNKDKITNNRRWLLNSKLDLSLNAKTDLSVVINRVSDSDYFKEIAHSNASNSELQSHVDLSYKDQKKNLTMSLFAESEQLINNGSASYTRAPELSINKGYKGLGGRHVNLTLVSTKFTHKNSNTATNKTGVRTYAQAKFSRSIRTNNYSLTPSLNLSTTDYAMDDIANQKRNIVNFNLDSKLFLERKISLFGTNLTQTLTPRLAYNYTPKKDQSALPNFDSDDKNNSYQGLFSGQKFTGIDRIASANDLTFGLESDFIDEETGDTYLSLKIAQVYRFDDMGMNNSGALVSQRKYSDIAMSANLTIHDFAFNNSLQYDPKTNKINKRNSSVSYILSPRKFLTLAHHDDSGKKSAELYGAYRLTQKIHLFAGINRSISDSITNKETTGIAYESCCWALRLAHFKDRVSDGDYDYVTKIELILKGLATTSPSLYKRLEKDVPNYLANLDDF, from the coding sequence ATGAAAAAGCAACTAGCTCTTTATTCATTATTTACCCTACTATCTAGTACTATTAACGCCGAAAGCTTAGTATTAAATTGTCAAAACAATGCCTTACTTTTTCCGAAACAAATCCTTTCAGACAAAATCAAAGATCTTGATGTTCAAGCAGATTATAGTGAAGTTGTTAAAGGTGGCAATTATCTTTTAAAAGGCAATGTCTCATTAAATTCAAGTGCTTATTTTTTAGGTGCTGATGAAATCAGTATTGACAAATCTAGTAAAACATCTACAGCAATTGGTCATGTTAAATTTCAAGATAACGAGCTTATGCTGACTGGTGATAAGGCTGTGGTTAAAAAACAAGGCGAAGTGACTCACACAACACTAAATCAGGTCAAATTTCACTACTCTAATTCAAGGATAAATGGTCGCGCTCAAGTTATAACTAATGATGGCACTAAGCAAGTATTTAGCTCAGGTAGCTATGGTTTATGTCCGCTTGGTAATTCTGACTGGCAAATGAAGGCTGATAAAATCACATTAAATTCTTCAACAAACAAGGGTGTAGCAGAGGATGTTACTATTGAGTTTTTAGGTGTGCCTATTTTTTATTCTCCCCACCATGAATGGCTGTTGGAGGGTCGTAGCTCTGGATTTTTAGCGCCAGCATTTGGTGGTTACAATGAATCAGACACTGACAAAGGTAGCAACTACCAAGTTAAAATACCTTATTATTTTAATATTGCCCCTGATTGTGATTTTCTTTTAACGCTCAATCAGCTCTCAAGTCGTGGCAGTGTACTTGAAGGCAAATATCGTCAAATTATTACTAATAATAATAACTTGGATGATGGACGTTTTGAAATTGAAGCTCATTATTTAAATAAAGATAAAATTACCAACAATAGGCGCTGGCTATTAAATTCAAAATTAGATTTATCACTTAATGCCAAAACTGATTTAAGTGTTGTTATCAACCGAGTGTCGGATTCAGATTATTTTAAAGAAATTGCTCATAGCAATGCTTCGAATTCAGAATTGCAATCTCATGTTGATTTGTCCTATAAAGACCAAAAGAAAAATTTAACCATGTCTTTATTTGCTGAGTCAGAACAACTCATTAATAATGGCAGTGCCTCGTACACGCGTGCACCAGAACTATCCATTAACAAAGGCTATAAAGGCTTAGGCGGACGTCATGTTAATTTAACATTAGTTAGTACAAAATTTACGCACAAAAACTCAAATACCGCAACCAATAAAACCGGGGTTCGCACTTACGCACAAGCAAAATTTAGCCGCTCAATAAGGACTAATAACTATTCCCTCACCCCAAGTTTGAATTTATCAACAACTGATTACGCGATGGATGATATTGCTAATCAAAAGCGCAATATTGTTAATTTTAACCTTGATTCTAAATTATTTTTAGAAAGGAAAATATCCTTATTTGGTACAAATTTAACCCAAACTCTAACCCCAAGACTGGCTTACAATTACACACCTAAAAAAGACCAAAGTGCTTTGCCTAATTTTGACTCAGATGATAAAAATAATTCATATCAAGGTTTGTTTTCAGGGCAAAAATTTACAGGTATTGATAGAATTGCCAGTGCCAATGACCTTACTTTTGGCCTTGAGTCAGATTTTATTGATGAAGAGACAGGTGATACCTATTTAAGTTTAAAAATAGCTCAAGTATACCGATTTGATGACATGGGCATGAATAATAGTGGCGCCTTAGTTAGTCAAAGAAAATATTCTGATATTGCCATGTCAGCTAATTTAACGATTCATGATTTTGCCTTTAATAACTCACTACAATACGACCCAAAAACCAATAAAATAAATAAGCGCAATAGTTCGGTTAGTTACATTCTAAGTCCTAGAAAGTTTTTAACCTTGGCACATCATGATGATAGTGGCAAAAAATCAGCTGAATTGTATGGTGCTTATCGATTAACACAAAAAATACATCTATTTGCTGGTATTAACCGATCCATTAGTGATTCAATTACCAACAAAGAAACCACAGGCATTGCTTATGAATCTTGTTGTTGGGCGCTACGTTTAGCGCACTTTAAAGATCGTGTTAGTGATGGTGATTACGACTACGTGACTAAAATTGAGCTCATACTCAAGGGCTTAGCCACCACTTCTCCAAGTTTATACAAACGCTTAGAAAAAGATGTACCTAATTATTTAGCCAACCTTGATGATTTTTAA
- a CDS encoding peptidylprolyl isomerase: MNKTLLLIFIFSLNAFATLNSIIAIVNDDLVTFDQISADIKPDHTRVQKLVLLNQQINLILQLQKIKQLNITPKANAINGILSNIASNNDLSLMQLQSLPKFDEIVDHVKQSLSLEGLRQFIVENLGIKLTKAEITKQFLKIPNHSNKLEQQIKIAQIAVDSVNQANLLLRSKDDLIKDFLIDLSEKINKGDSFSTLAKLHSQDASYKNGGESDWLVLLKLPKIFQQNLKDLSVGDLSQPFKIGQVWRIVKIIDKRSIDNNLIELKAKLVRQKENIYFNDWIKKIRKEAYIEIFDNKL, from the coding sequence ATGAATAAAACTTTACTACTAATTTTTATATTTTCATTGAATGCATTTGCCACGCTTAACAGCATTATTGCCATTGTTAATGATGATTTAGTCACTTTTGACCAAATTAGCGCTGACATCAAACCTGACCATACCAGAGTTCAAAAGTTGGTCTTGCTCAATCAGCAAATAAACTTAATTTTACAATTGCAGAAAATTAAACAACTAAACATTACGCCAAAAGCAAATGCGATTAATGGCATATTAAGTAATATTGCCTCAAATAATGATTTAAGTTTAATGCAATTACAATCTCTACCTAAATTTGATGAAATTGTTGACCATGTCAAACAGAGTTTATCGTTAGAGGGTCTTAGGCAGTTTATTGTTGAAAATCTTGGTATTAAACTTACTAAGGCTGAAATAACTAAGCAATTTCTCAAAATTCCTAATCATTCAAACAAGTTAGAGCAACAAATAAAAATTGCACAGATCGCCGTTGATTCTGTTAATCAAGCAAACTTATTATTACGATCAAAAGATGATTTAATTAAAGACTTCTTAATTGATTTAAGTGAGAAAATTAACAAAGGTGATTCATTCTCTACTTTAGCAAAACTTCACTCGCAAGATGCTTCTTATAAAAATGGCGGGGAATCTGATTGGCTTGTTCTGTTAAAATTACCAAAAATTTTTCAACAGAACTTAAAAGACCTTTCAGTAGGTGACTTATCACAGCCATTTAAAATAGGACAAGTCTGGAGAATTGTTAAAATTATTGATAAGCGTAGTATTGATAACAACTTGATTGAGCTTAAAGCTAAATTAGTGCGTCAAAAAGAAAATATCTATTTTAATGACTGGATAAAAAAAATAAGGAAAGAAGCTTATATTGAAATTTTTGATAATAAGTTGTAG
- the rlmB gene encoding 23S rRNA (guanosine(2251)-2'-O)-methyltransferase RlmB, with translation MSKPIIITGFHAIQAQLESSPECFIKVFTLNSRCDKRLNTLTSELNNFGISVQQCAKIQLDKLSNHQTHQGVAAEILLPALPNQDELISYVSKLDNAGLILILDSIQDPRNLGACLRSANAAGVDYVVINKDGSAPINALVHKTSAGALNQLKIFQVTNLSRTIKALQQQNIWIIGLDASANTSIYQIDLTTPNAIIMGAEGSGLRRLTKQSCDQLARIPMQGMAESLNVSVATGVILFEVNRQRLL, from the coding sequence ATGTCAAAACCAATTATTATCACTGGTTTTCATGCTATTCAAGCACAACTAGAATCCAGTCCTGAATGTTTTATTAAGGTCTTTACACTAAACAGCAGGTGTGATAAACGCTTAAATACCCTTACCTCTGAGCTTAATAATTTTGGCATTAGTGTTCAGCAGTGCGCCAAAATTCAATTAGATAAATTAAGCAATCATCAAACCCATCAAGGCGTTGCAGCTGAAATATTATTACCTGCCCTGCCCAATCAAGACGAATTAATCTCTTATGTATCTAAATTGGATAATGCTGGTTTAATTTTAATACTTGATTCTATTCAAGATCCTAGAAATTTGGGCGCTTGCTTACGCAGTGCTAATGCAGCTGGGGTTGATTATGTGGTCATTAATAAAGATGGCTCAGCACCTATTAACGCACTGGTGCATAAAACTTCTGCAGGTGCACTTAATCAGCTAAAAATTTTCCAAGTGACCAATTTGTCACGTACCATTAAAGCACTACAGCAACAAAATATTTGGATAATTGGTTTAGATGCTTCTGCCAATACCTCCATTTACCAAATAGATTTAACCACACCAAATGCTATTATTATGGGCGCTGAAGGCTCTGGTCTTAGAAGGCTAACCAAACAATCTTGTGATCAATTGGCTAGAATCCCCATGCAAGGCATGGCGGAGAGTTTGAACGTGTCTGTCGCCACAGGGGTGATACTCTTTGAGGTAAATAGACAACGTCTTTTATAG
- the hflK gene encoding FtsH protease activity modulator HflK yields the protein MAWNDNKNKNPWAGSNQTPPELEEVIKDFKNKFNGFFSNKKSSGAGGASKTLSSSGFKYIFILVLLVWLLSGIYIIDPAEKGVVLRFGAFQEETSQGPHWHIPYPIETLNRINVEQIRTVEIGYRNVINGNRRFGGNISSESLMLTKDENMIEAKFAIQYKINDVQAYLFNVVNPDTTLRHVAESAIRQVVGQNTMDYILTEGRVSIADDIKEKSQSLLNRYKTGLLITTVNMQDAQPPEEVQSAFSDAVKAREDKQRLINEAQTYANDILPKSRGKAARMLEESKAYKSKVVSKSEGEASRFKQILAEYEKAPKVTRERLYRETMENVLASTSKVVVDSKANSMMYLPIDKLINARQANTQVFAKESSTQQNNQGGNIRDIFRNRGGR from the coding sequence ATGGCTTGGAATGACAACAAGAATAAAAACCCTTGGGCTGGCAGTAATCAAACACCACCAGAATTAGAGGAAGTGATTAAAGATTTTAAAAATAAATTTAACGGTTTCTTTAGTAATAAAAAATCATCGGGTGCTGGTGGCGCATCCAAAACGCTCTCAAGTAGTGGTTTTAAATATATATTCATTTTGGTTTTACTAGTTTGGTTATTGTCAGGTATTTATATTATTGATCCAGCTGAAAAAGGCGTTGTATTACGTTTTGGTGCATTCCAAGAAGAAACCTCTCAAGGACCTCATTGGCATATTCCTTATCCGATTGAAACTTTAAATAGAATTAATGTTGAACAAATTAGAACAGTTGAAATTGGTTATCGTAATGTGATTAACGGCAATCGACGCTTTGGCGGTAATATTTCATCCGAATCTTTAATGTTGACTAAAGATGAAAATATGATTGAAGCTAAGTTTGCAATCCAATATAAAATTAATGATGTTCAAGCTTATTTATTTAATGTTGTCAATCCAGACACAACACTTCGTCACGTCGCTGAAAGTGCCATTCGACAAGTTGTTGGTCAAAACACTATGGATTACATCTTAACTGAAGGTCGAGTTAGTATCGCTGATGATATTAAAGAAAAATCTCAAAGTTTACTCAATAGATATAAGACTGGCTTGTTAATAACAACGGTTAACATGCAAGATGCGCAGCCACCAGAAGAGGTGCAATCTGCTTTTTCTGATGCGGTTAAGGCTCGCGAAGACAAACAACGTTTGATTAATGAAGCACAAACTTATGCTAATGATATTTTGCCAAAATCTCGTGGTAAAGCTGCGCGTATGCTTGAGGAATCAAAAGCTTATAAATCTAAGGTGGTTTCTAAATCAGAAGGTGAGGCGTCGCGCTTTAAGCAAATTTTAGCAGAGTATGAAAAAGCACCTAAAGTTACTAGGGAGCGTTTGTATCGCGAAACCATGGAAAATGTACTGGCTTCTACCAGTAAGGTAGTGGTTGATTCTAAGGCTAATAGTATGATGTACTTACCTATTGACAAATTGATTAATGCTAGACAAGCGAATACTCAAGTTTTTGCCAAAGAATCATCAACACAACAAAACAATCAAGGTGGTAATATTAGAGACATTTTCCGCAATAGAGGAGGCAGATAA